The sequence ACCCGTTACATGGAATCTGTATCCTGCCCCATAAGCCGCCATAGGAGGAACAAGCGGCAAAGGTGAATTCGTTACGTCGAATGGCTTATACCTTTCCGGCGGGACCGTAGGTTTTTGTCTATCAATAACCTCAAGCTCTCCTTTCTCAGGCAGGGTTATTGTCTCTCTCATATGGGCAATGATCTCATCAAGCAACAGTATGACAGGAACCCTGTATTTTTCCGATATATTGAATGCTCTAACGGTTTCCGTAAATATCTCAGGTATAGAATTTGGAGTTAGTGCAACTATTTCATGATCCCCGTGTGTGCCCCATCTTGCCTGCATCACATCACCCTGAGAAGGACCCGTTGGTGCACCTGTACTTGGTCCGCCTCTCATTACATTAACTATAACACAGGGAATCTCATTGAAACAGGCAAACCCGAGATTTTCCTGTTTTAGTGAGAAACCGGGACCGCTTGTAGCTGTCATAGATTTTTTACCCGTTAGTGATGCCCCTATGATACTGCCCATGGATGCAATCTCATCCTCCATCTGAATCATAACACCGCCATATTTCGGCAGCTTTCTTGCAAGCCCCTCTGCAATCTCAGAAGAAGGGGTAATAGGATAACCTCCATAAAACTGAATGCCTGCGTATAAGGCACCTTCTACGCAAGCCTCATTCCCGGATAAAAGTAATTTCTTTTTTGTCATTTTTCCTCCCTGGGTTTCTCAGGCAAATCTACATAAATAGCAAAATCAGGACAGAACAGCTCGCATCTTAAACATCCTGTACACTTATTAATATTCACAACCGTCACAAGCGAATCTTTCATAGCAAGAACATCCTCAGGGCAGTAGACTACGCATATCTCACATCCCTTACACCGTTCTTCTATAATTTTTAACGTGTGTTTTGCTTTTGTCTTTTGTTCTACAGTCTGTGCCTCAACCATCTATTTTCTCCCTTTTGATTTCTTTACTACCTTTTTATTAGATTTCAACACCTTTTTAACAGGCTTTTTTGTCTTTGACATTTTTTTTGAGGATCTTACTTTTATTTTTTTAAGCATATTATACATGGTAATGCCTATTTCTGCAGGACTCCTTGATACCTTTATTCCGACTGACTCAAGCGTTTCTATCTTATCCTGTGCCGTGGTT comes from Deltaproteobacteria bacterium and encodes:
- a CDS encoding 2-oxoacid:acceptor oxidoreductase subunit alpha; amino-acid sequence: MTKKKLLLSGNEACVEGALYAGIQFYGGYPITPSSEIAEGLARKLPKYGGVMIQMEDEIASMGSIIGASLTGKKSMTATSGPGFSLKQENLGFACFNEIPCVIVNVMRGGPSTGAPTGPSQGDVMQARWGTHGDHEIVALTPNSIPEIFTETVRAFNISEKYRVPVILLLDEIIAHMRETITLPEKGELEVIDRQKPTVPPERYKPFDVTNSPLPLVPPMAAYGAGYRFHVTGLNHRTDGFPTNNGEIIETELIRIRDKMEMYKNDMFKWEEYMLDDADVGIVAYGSSSRAAKYAVNVLRKEGIKAGMLRYITVWPFADKLIEKLASKVKFIIVPELNFGQLRFEIERSAKGKVEVYGVNRVNIEIIHPEYITDKVKEILHVV
- a CDS encoding 4Fe-4S binding protein, which gives rise to MVEAQTVEQKTKAKHTLKIIEERCKGCEICVVYCPEDVLAMKDSLVTVVNINKCTGCLRCELFCPDFAIYVDLPEKPREEK